Proteins co-encoded in one Candidatus Goldiibacteriota bacterium HGW-Goldbacteria-1 genomic window:
- a CDS encoding diacylglycerol kinase, translating into MSRFNKFIKSLGYAINGIIYAFKEQHNIVYMLIIGLIAIVSIFIFKISRIEAVIVIIICFAVIILEIFNTALEKLIDKLHPKQNIIIGIVKDMLAGAVLLASVMAVVVGIMIFLRPFLQVLKSIFSGC; encoded by the coding sequence ATGAGCAGATTTAATAAATTTATAAAGAGTCTTGGATATGCAATAAATGGGATTATTTATGCATTCAAGGAACAGCATAATATTGTTTACATGCTAATAATTGGACTAATAGCCATTGTATCTATTTTTATCTTTAAAATATCGCGAATCGAAGCAGTTATAGTTATTATTATTTGTTTTGCGGTAATAATTCTTGAGATATTCAATACAGCTCTAGAAAAACTAATAGATAAGCTGCATCCAAAACAAAACATAATAATAGGTATTGTGAAAGACATGTTGGCAGGGGCTGTATTACTCGCATCAGTGATGGCTGTAGTTGTTGGGATAATGATCTTTTTGCGCCCTTTTTTACAAGTGTTAAAAAGCATTTTTTCTGGTTGTTAA
- a CDS encoding response regulator, translating into MENVTILIVDDNPVDVRLTIEALKQKNNHNEIIVLSDGEEALNFLNKKGQYKNAPVPDVILLDLKMPKVNGQEVLVQIKNDPKLSSIPVIVLSSSDAPADISESYLNKANCYITKPFDVDEFFRTIQAIENLWFDRAKLPTAPIKK; encoded by the coding sequence ATGGAAAACGTAACAATACTTATAGTTGACGATAATCCTGTTGACGTGCGGCTGACAATAGAAGCGCTGAAACAGAAAAATAATCATAATGAAATTATAGTACTGTCTGACGGCGAAGAAGCCCTTAACTTTTTAAATAAGAAAGGGCAGTATAAAAACGCGCCCGTGCCGGATGTAATTCTGCTTGACCTTAAAATGCCAAAAGTAAACGGGCAGGAAGTACTTGTACAGATAAAAAACGACCCAAAACTTTCTTCAATACCGGTCATTGTGCTTTCAAGTTCTGACGCGCCGGCTGATATCTCGGAGAGTTATTTAAACAAAGCAAACTGTTACATCACCAAGCCCTTTGACGTGGATGAATTCTTTAGAACAATTCAGGCAATTGAAAATCTCTGGTTTGACAGGGCAAAATTACCAACAGCACCAATCAAGAAATAA
- a CDS encoding preprotein translocase subunit SecA — protein MLNFLKQMFGTRNDREIKKLQPTVDIINEMEPQTAAMTDDELRGETVKFKERLKNGETLEDILPAAFAVVREAGKRALNMRHFDVQLMGGMVLNSGKIAEMRTGEGKTLVATLAVYLNALTEKGVHVITVNDYLAERDSMGIGNFRGMGEIYRFLGLTVGCIKNNMPNADRKKAYACDITYGTNSEFGFDYLRDNMAVYPEERVQRKLYYCIVDEVDSILIDEARTPLIISGPGEESTDMYYRIDRIIPKLVKERDYVIDEKAHNATLTEAGVTTAEKLLEIDNLYEPQHIETVHHISQALKAHTLFKRDKDYIVKEGKVTIVDEFTGRLMPGRRWSDGLHQAVEAKERVKIERENQTLATITIQNYFRMYEKLAGMTGTAETESEEFWQIYKLDVIVVPTNNPMVRKDEADMIYLNEKGKYKAIANDIMERYKKGQPVLVGTTSIAKNEHLSELLRKRGVKHELLNAKNHEREAEIVSMAGMAGAVTVATNMAGRGTDIKLGEGVFELGGLYVIGTERHESRRIDNQLRGRSGRQGDPGESRFYISLEDDLMRIFGSEKIKGMMTGLGMTEDEEVQHPWISKSIERAQKSVEGHNFSIRKHLLEYDDVMNQQRTAIYSRRQLILEGANIKDTIVEMMSEVTKDIIFDVAPEKVYPEEWDFEQLKTRLFSTYGVEYSIDPKTKDVSQLTREILEEDVFSAVKEAYDKKEKSLGEGLMREIERSIFLQVIDTKWREHLYNMDHLKEGIGLRAYAHKDPLIEYKKDGFSMFQSMMVSLEHETVEFIFRVQVVNENQLGRRQASSRTQELRPEFSMPVAQQPAKLDEREMYANSGEAPSKVETIRRDQPKIGRNDHCPCGSGKKYKLCCGKNK, from the coding sequence ATGCTGAATTTTCTAAAACAAATGTTTGGAACCAGAAATGACAGGGAAATAAAAAAACTGCAGCCGACAGTTGATATAATAAATGAAATGGAGCCGCAGACAGCCGCAATGACAGACGATGAACTGCGCGGGGAAACCGTAAAATTTAAAGAACGTTTAAAAAACGGGGAAACCCTTGAAGATATTCTGCCGGCGGCATTCGCGGTTGTAAGGGAAGCCGGCAAAAGAGCCCTTAACATGCGACATTTTGACGTTCAGCTTATGGGTGGTATGGTTTTAAATTCCGGCAAAATTGCGGAAATGAGAACCGGTGAAGGTAAAACCCTTGTGGCCACCCTTGCCGTATATTTAAACGCCCTTACTGAAAAAGGCGTGCACGTAATCACGGTAAATGACTACCTGGCGGAACGCGACAGTATGGGTATTGGAAATTTCCGCGGCATGGGAGAGATATACCGTTTTCTGGGGCTTACAGTGGGATGCATAAAAAACAACATGCCAAACGCGGACAGAAAAAAAGCATACGCCTGCGACATCACATACGGCACAAATTCAGAATTTGGTTTTGACTACTTAAGGGACAATATGGCTGTTTACCCTGAAGAACGCGTACAGCGAAAATTATATTACTGCATAGTGGACGAAGTTGACAGTATTTTAATTGATGAAGCCAGAACCCCGTTGATAATTTCAGGCCCCGGCGAAGAATCCACGGACATGTATTACCGCATAGACCGCATAATACCCAAACTTGTCAAAGAACGCGATTATGTCATTGACGAAAAAGCGCATAACGCCACACTTACCGAAGCCGGTGTTACCACCGCGGAAAAACTGCTTGAAATTGATAACCTTTATGAACCGCAGCACATCGAAACCGTGCACCACATAAGCCAGGCATTAAAAGCACACACGCTTTTCAAGCGCGATAAAGACTACATAGTAAAAGAAGGAAAAGTAACCATAGTTGACGAATTCACCGGCAGGCTTATGCCGGGCCGCAGATGGTCGGACGGGCTTCACCAGGCCGTGGAAGCAAAAGAACGTGTTAAGATAGAACGCGAAAACCAGACACTTGCCACCATCACCATTCAGAACTATTTCAGGATGTATGAAAAACTTGCCGGCATGACCGGTACAGCGGAAACAGAATCTGAAGAATTCTGGCAGATTTACAAGCTTGACGTTATAGTGGTTCCTACAAACAATCCTATGGTAAGAAAAGACGAAGCAGATATGATTTACCTTAACGAAAAGGGCAAATACAAAGCCATAGCCAATGACATTATGGAGCGCTACAAAAAAGGGCAGCCCGTGCTTGTGGGTACAACCTCTATCGCGAAAAACGAACATTTAAGCGAACTTTTAAGAAAACGCGGCGTAAAACACGAACTGCTAAACGCTAAAAACCACGAACGAGAAGCTGAAATTGTTTCCATGGCAGGTATGGCGGGAGCCGTAACAGTTGCCACCAACATGGCAGGACGAGGCACTGACATTAAACTTGGGGAAGGCGTTTTTGAACTTGGCGGGCTTTACGTAATAGGCACGGAACGCCACGAAAGCAGGCGAATTGACAATCAGTTAAGGGGGCGTTCCGGAAGGCAGGGCGACCCGGGCGAATCACGTTTTTATATTTCGCTTGAAGACGACCTTATGCGTATTTTCGGATCGGAAAAAATAAAAGGCATGATGACAGGGCTTGGCATGACCGAAGACGAAGAAGTTCAGCATCCGTGGATAAGCAAATCTATAGAACGCGCCCAGAAATCCGTTGAAGGGCACAACTTTTCCATAAGAAAACACCTGCTTGAATATGACGACGTTATGAACCAGCAGAGGACGGCAATTTATTCAAGGCGCCAGCTTATACTTGAAGGCGCAAACATTAAAGACACTATAGTTGAAATGATGTCAGAAGTGACAAAGGACATTATTTTTGACGTAGCACCTGAAAAAGTTTACCCCGAAGAATGGGACTTCGAACAGCTTAAAACCAGGCTTTTTTCAACATACGGAGTGGAATATTCAATAGACCCAAAGACAAAAGACGTATCACAGCTTACCCGGGAAATACTTGAAGAAGACGTATTTAGCGCTGTTAAAGAAGCTTATGATAAAAAAGAAAAATCACTTGGCGAAGGCCTTATGAGGGAAATTGAAAGAAGCATCTTTTTGCAGGTCATTGACACCAAATGGAGAGAACACCTGTACAACATGGACCACCTTAAAGAGGGCATTGGGCTTAGGGCTTATGCTCACAAAGACCCGCTAATAGAGTACAAAAAGGACGGTTTTAGTATGTTCCAGTCCATGATGGTAAGCCTTGAACACGAAACCGTGGAATTTATTTTCAGGGTTCAGGTGGTAAACGAAAACCAGCTTGGACGCAGGCAGGCAAGCTCGCGTACTCAGGAACTGCGCCCTGAATTTTCAATGCCTGTTGCGCAGCAGCCCGCAAAACTGGACGAAAGGGAAATGTACGCCAATTCCGGCGAAGCCCCGTCAAAGGTGGAAACAATAAGGCGCGACCAGCCCAAAATAGGCAGAAATGACCACTGCCCGTGCGGAAGCGGAAAAAAGTATAAACTTTGCTGCGGCAAGAATAAATAG